The following is a genomic window from Nguyenibacter vanlangensis.
GAATCCCAAATCCTGCCCGCTGGTCGGCATGTCGCGCCCCGGTGAATCCGGCATTCCCGCGCTGGGCGCGGACCTTGACCTCCGCACGGACCTGCCGCGCTACCGCATATGGCGGAACGGCGTCCTGACGGCCGAGGTGAGTGACCTGGGCGACTACTGGCAGGACGACCTGGTGACGTTCGCGCTCGGCTGCTCCTTCTCGTTCGAGAACGTGCTGACGGCCTGCGGAATCCCCATGCGCCACCTGCAGACGGGCAAGGGCGTGTCGATGTACCGCACGAACATCGCCTGCACGCCGGTAGGGCCGTTCTCCGGACCCGTCGTGGTGTCGATGCGGCCCTTCCGGTCCCAGGACATCATCAAGGCGGTGGAAATCAGTTCGGCCATTCCGCTGGCCCATGGCGCGCCGGTCCATATCGGTTTTCCGGCGGAAATCGGCATCGCGGACGTCAACGTGCCCGATTACGGCGACGTGACGCCGGTGGCCGAGAATGAACTGCCGGTCTTCTGGGCGTGCGGCGTCACCCCCCAGGCCGTACTGGCGGCCAGCATGCCGGAATTCGCCATCACCCACGCGCCCGGCGCCATGCTGGTGACGGACATGCCCATCGCCCATTATCAGGAACTGGTGGAGCGCCATCGCGGCGGCGTCATCTGACAAGCGACGGCATCGGGACGGCGCTCCGTCCCGGCTTCGCGACTCAGCAAGGATCAACGGCTTGACCGATCAGGCAGTACGTTCAACCGAATTTCCTGGCGGCCGGCCGGCCGCGCACGCCCCGGCGGAGGCCGACCTGTTTCGGACGGCCGCCTGGCGGATAATTCCGCTGCTGATCCTTTGCTACATGTTTTCCTACCTGGATCGGATCAATCTCAGCTTCGCGCGCCAGCCGATGGAGCGCGACCTGAATTTTTCCGACGCGACGTACGGCCTGGGGGCGGGGCTGTTCTTCGTCGGCTATATCGCCTTTCAGGTGCCCTCCTCGATGCTGCTGGTGCGCTTCGGGGCGCGGCGGACCATCGCCGCGATCATGATCGGGTGGAGCCTGATTTCGTTCCTGTTCACGATCGTGGATTCGGTCTGGCAGTTCTGCGCCCTGCGCGTGCTTCTGGGCGTGGCGGAGGCCGGGTTCTATCCGGCCGTGCTGTATTATCTGGCGCTTTGGTTTCCCCGGCACATGCTGGGCCGAGTCACATCGGGCTTCCTGATCGCCATTCCGCTGTCCGGCGCGCTGGGCGGCCCGGTTTCGGTCTTCATCCTGTCACGTCTCGACGGCGCGATGGCCGTGCCCGGCTGGAAATGGATGTTCGTGATCGAGGCGCTGCCCGCCCTGCTGCTGGGGTTCGTGCTGCTGCGGTGGCTGGATGACGGGCCGGCCGATGCTGGCTGGCTGGATGAATCACAGCGCCGCCTGCTGCTGGCTCACGCCCCGGCGGCGAGAAGCAGGGAACCTGCAGGCCCCGCCCTGCGCGCGTTCACGGTGCTGACGCGTCCGTTCGTGCCCCTGCTGATCGTGATCTGCTTCTGCCAGGCCGTGTGCAATTACGGGATCGTCTTCTGGATTCCGACCTTTATCGGGCAGGTGCTGGGCGTGCCGGCATCGGAGGTCGGGCTCTATACTAGCCTGCCCTTCCTGGCGGCGATCCTTGCCATGACGTTGAACGCGCGCAGTTCCGACCGGTGGCAGGAACGGCGCTGGCATATGGCCGGGCCCTTCCTGATCGTATCGGTGGTGCTGGTCCTGACCTTTCTATTCCACGGGTACGGCGTTGTCGCGCTGCTGCTGCTGACGGCGACGCTGGCGGCGACGCTGTGCATAACGACCATGATCTTCACCATTCCCGGTCTACTCCTGGAAAAGAAG
Proteins encoded in this region:
- a CDS encoding putative hydro-lyase codes for the protein MHDYEGMQAMAQSGPVTLPYFDASPAEVRRLCRTGQVTDVTAGMATGYIQANIVMLPAALADAFHEFCLKNPKSCPLVGMSRPGESGIPALGADLDLRTDLPRYRIWRNGVLTAEVSDLGDYWQDDLVTFALGCSFSFENVLTACGIPMRHLQTGKGVSMYRTNIACTPVGPFSGPVVVSMRPFRSQDIIKAVEISSAIPLAHGAPVHIGFPAEIGIADVNVPDYGDVTPVAENELPVFWACGVTPQAVLAASMPEFAITHAPGAMLVTDMPIAHYQELVERHRGGVI
- a CDS encoding MFS transporter, whose protein sequence is MTDQAVRSTEFPGGRPAAHAPAEADLFRTAAWRIIPLLILCYMFSYLDRINLSFARQPMERDLNFSDATYGLGAGLFFVGYIAFQVPSSMLLVRFGARRTIAAIMIGWSLISFLFTIVDSVWQFCALRVLLGVAEAGFYPAVLYYLALWFPRHMLGRVTSGFLIAIPLSGALGGPVSVFILSRLDGAMAVPGWKWMFVIEALPALLLGFVLLRWLDDGPADAGWLDESQRRLLLAHAPAARSREPAGPALRAFTVLTRPFVPLLIVICFCQAVCNYGIVFWIPTFIGQVLGVPASEVGLYTSLPFLAAILAMTLNARSSDRWQERRWHMAGPFLIVSVVLVLTFLFHGYGVVALLLLTATLAATLCITTMIFTIPGLLLEKKTLATSLAWINSLGALGGLIGPYGIGWLRVHTGQPLAGLLLVAACAGVGGIATLRLPR